A window of Aquibium oceanicum genomic DNA:
CCGTGTCGGCGCGCCTCGCCACCGCTGCGGAGCCCCGGCGCATCACCGCCCGCGTCGAGCGCGGCGAGACCTTCGGCACGGACGTCTATTCTATGGTGACGGCCGATTTCGGCTCCTTCGACCTCTCCTTCTACATCTCTACCCAGATGGCGGCGCGCCAGATCATGGTTTTCCATGGCGACGAAGGCTGGATCGAGGTTGAGACACCCTTCAACGCGCGCATCTACGGCGACGACCGCATCACGCTGCACAATCAGAACCATACCAGCGCAACCGTCTTCCGCTTCCCCGACACGCGCCAGTACCGGCTGCAGGCGGAAGCCTTCGCCCGCGCCGCGCAGGGTGAGGACGTGCCGGTCTTCACGCTGGAGAATTCTTTACTGAACCAGAAGGTGATCGATGCGATCTTCCGGGCCGGCGAGAGCGGCGGCTGGGTGGGGGTCTGATCGAGGCCGCCTTTCGGCCTCTCACGTGTGAACCTCCGCAGCCCCGACGACTTATCCCGACGCGTTGACCGGATGCGTGCGGCGTCCTACCGAGGCGCTAGCAATCCGGGGAGGTATTCTTGCGCATCATCGTCACGGGAGCCGGCGGCTTCATCGGTTCGGGGCTCATCGAGCGGCTCGCGGGCATGTCCCGCCTGCCGGGCGCGGCCGAGGATATCTCGAGCATCGTCGCCGTGGACGCCCGCTTCGAGGCGGGCGCGCGGGCGGGCGTGCAGATGCTGCGAGGCGATATCGCCGATCCCGACTTTCGCGATGCCATGCTGGAGGAGCCAGTCGACGTGTTCCTTCACCTCGCCGCCATGCCGGGAGGGGCGACGGAGGCCGATCCGGAGCGCGGCTGGCGCATCAACGGCGAGGCCGTGTTCGGCCTCCTCGATCTCCTGGCGCGCCAGAAGGAGCCGGCACGGCTGGTCTTTGCCTCCTCCATCGCTGTCTTCGGCGTACCGCTGCCGCGCGACAAGGTCGACGACGAGACCTTGCCGCTGCCCACGCTCGCCTACGGCGCCCACAAGCTGGTCGCCGAGACGCTGCTTGCCGACCATGCGCGGCGCGGGCTGATCGACGGCATCGCGCTGCGCCTGCCGGGCATCGTGGCGCGTCCGCGCCGCCCGGGCGGTCACCACTCCGCCTACATGAGCGACATCTTCACCGCGCTCGCCGAGGGCGCGGATTTCATCTGCCCGGTCTCGCCCGGCTCGACGTCCTGGCTGATGTCGCGCGAACGCTGCATCTACAATCTTCTCCACGCCGCCACGCTGTCTTCGGAGCGGCTCAAGGGCAGGCGGGCGTTTACATTGCCGGCCTTGCGGCTGTCCATGGGAGAAATCGCCGATGCGCTCGCCGGGCGGTTCGGCGACGGTTTGCGTGATCGCCTGAGCTTCGCTTCCGACGCCGCGATCGAGGCGCAGTACGGCTCCTATCCGCCGCTCTTCACCCCGATCGCCGACGGGCTGGGTTTCCGGCACGACGGCGATGTGGAGTCGCTGGTTGCCCGGGCGCTTGGGCTACCGGTGCCGCAAACCGGCTGACGCTCGCAGCGACGACCTGCGCCGTTCCCTTCCTTCACGCGATCCTCTATTCCACTCGCAACCGAAACCCCGGAGGGATCCATGGCCTACGAAACGATCATCGTCGAGACCCGTGCGCGCGTCGGGCTGATCACGCTCAACCGCCCGCAGGCGCTGAACGCGCTGAACACGACCGTCATGAAGGAGATGGTCGAAGCGCTCCAGGATTTCGAGGCCGACGGCGCGGTCGGCGCGATCGTCGTGACGGGTTCGGAAAAGGCTTTCGCGGCGGGCGCCGACATCAAGCAGATGCAGCAGATGAGCTACATCGACGCGTACATGGAGGACTTCTTCGCCGGCTGGGAGGCGATGACCCGTATCCGCAAGCCGATCATCGCCGCGGTTGCGGGCTATGCACTCGGCGGCGGCTGCGAACTGGCCATGATGTGCGACTTCATCATCGCGGCCGAGAACGCCAAGTTTGGACAGCCGGAGATCACGCTCGGCGTCATGCCCGGCATGGGCGGCTCGCAGCGCCTGACCCGTTTCGTCGGCAAGTCGAAGGCCATGGACATGTGCCTGACCGGCCGCATGATGGACGCCGAGGAGGCGGAGCGCTGCGGCCTCGTCTCGCGCGTGGTGCCTGTTGGCGACCTGCACGAGGAGGCGCTGAAGGCCGCCGGCAAGATCGCCTCCTTCTCGCTGCCCGCCGTCATGATGGCCAAGGAGGCGGTGAACCGCTCGTACGAAACCACGCTGGCCGAAGGCCTGCGCTACGAGCGCCGCGTCTTCCATTCCATGTTCGCGCTCGACGACCAGAGCGAGGGCATGACCGCGTTCATCGAAAAGCGCACCCCGAACTTCCGTCACCGCTGAGCCCCGGCCGGTTGTCCGGGTCGGATACTGAAAGGATCACGGCACATCCTGCTCGACGGCGGATTTGCTCGGCGCCGGGCTCGGCTATCTCCCTGCGGCGGCGGCCTTCCGTCGCGGAGCCTCCCGCCTTGCGTTGGCAGCCGGCAGACAGAAGGCGCGTGGCGGGCGCGTGGATCGCGCAGGAAGCGGAACCGCGAGGTGCCCGCCAGGCGCCGATCGGCGACCGCGCTCGCTGCCCCCGCGGAGGACCCGGGAACGTTCGCGTCCGCTGCCTCGCATGACGGAAGTGTGAAAGACGGCTTGGCATCGGGGTCGAGATCGACTAGATGAGCCGCGTCGTCCTTCCCGCTCCGGCGGTCGCGGCGCATGTGGAGAGGTGGCCGAGTGGTTGAAGGCGCACGCCTGGAACGCGTGTATACGGGAAACCGTATCGAGGGTTCGAATCCCTCTCTCTCCGCCATTTCTAACCTGTCGAACGTTCTCTGCGCGCGGATGCGGGGCTGAAACGCCAAGGAACCGCGCGGTTCGGGCGCAGACCTGTGGACTGTGACGTCGGCATACTCGGCTCCGAGCGTTCTCTCTCCGCCCTTTTTCTCTCGACCTCTGGACTGAACCGGCGCCAGTACGGAACCCTAAGTATAAGAAATCAAATCAGAAACGGCCGCTGACCTACCACCCGAATTGATATCCCCGTTGCCGGGCGTCAGTCTTCCGAGAAGAAATCCTCGTCCAGGCGCTTGAACTCCAGCACACGGCTGGAACGCACCCCGACACCGTGTTCGACCATCAGCTCCGTCAGGCGGCGTCCGTCAATCAGGATCACACGCTGCGGAATGCGTGATGCGAACTCGACGGCCTGGGCGGAGAACGTCGAGGTCGTCACGAAGACGCCCTTTGACGCGCCGAGGCCGACCAGACTTCCGGTGAATGCCTGGATCTCGGGCCGCCCGACCGCGCTTCCCGGGGCGTATCGTTTCGCTTGGACGTAGACGCGATCGAGACCGAGAACATCCTCGTTGATCACGCCGTCAACGCCCCCGTCGCCCGATTTGCCAAGTTGCTCGGACGCATTGCGATGAGAGCCCCCGTAGCCCATCGCCACCAGAAGTTCGACGATGACCTGTTCGAAGAAGCTCGGGCTGTTTTGAAGGATGCGGTCCAGCAGGTCTGCCCGAAGTGCAGCGTGGACAGCTTTGTATGCGGCTTCGACCACCTCCTCAGGCGTCGCGGACGGAGGCTCCACTTCGGCAGCCGCGGTGACCGCCTCGGAATCGTCCCCACCCCGGTAGAAGTCGCGAAACGCCGGGATCGCAAGCAGATACTTGGTATCGAGGCTGGCGGGCGGATTGGCCAGCACCTGCTGCCCAGCCGGAGTTATCGCAAAGCGTCCGCGCTTGGGGCTTTCCAGCAGTCCAGCCTTCGTCAGGTAGAACTTTGCCCAATGGATGCGATTGTGGAGAACGCGCTGTTTGCCGCTCGGAAGCATCTGCTCACGCTCTTCATCTGAGAGATCGAATTTCGTCGCAATCTCAGCTTCGGCCAGCGGCACGGAAGTTTCGGCCTTGGCAGCTACCTCCAGAACCGGGAGCATGAGGGATTGATAGTCGGGGATGGCCATTATTCGATCCCCTCGTCGGCGGTGCTCTTAGCTCCCGCTGGAAGTCGAAGCTTGCGATAGGCCTCCGAGGAGAGCCAGCCTGTCACGACCTTCTGGAATGACTTATCGTTCATAAATCGGGCAAAGATCTCTTCATTCTGATCCATCCGCTCAACAAACAGAGCTTCCAGAAGATTCTTGAAGACCAACTCGAACTTGTCGCCGGGATTGACTGCTGCCGCTTGACGCAGCGCATTGTCGGATATTGCCGCCTCAACAATTTGATCGAAGAATAACTGATCTGCCTGATTGAAGTCCGTGCCAAACCGATCGTTGACGACATCAATCAAACGCGACAAGGGCACCGCTTCTTCGTGGAGAACGCCGCTTCCCACCTCGGATGGCCCGTCGAGACGATTGGCTTGGCCGTCGCTCAGGCTGATCGAGCCTTCGCTGATTTTCTGAAGACGATAGTATTCTAGCCGGACTTCGTCATCGAATTGGTAGGATGGGCCGCTATCGCGCCTGGGCAGCTTGGAAGCCAGGTGGCGAAGGAACACGTAGAGGCGTTCTAGATCGGAATCCTGATAGGGAATTATCTGGCTCAGGAATCCATAAAGGCTGCCAAACGCCAGCATCTTTCCGCGCCACAATTCCGCTTCGTCCGGAGCTGAGCTCTGCAGATCCTTGAAGCGAGCAACAGCTGGATCTAGAGCAGCGTTCATCAGTTGATGATCGGCTGAACTCTGGCGCTGTTTCGGCTTGAAATAGACTGAACAGAACTTTTCCACATCGACGGCTTCGTAGACGCCGTCTGCATCCAGCTCACTCTTGATTTGATACATCCGCGCGGGGTCGACCTCATCGCCGATCTCCGCGCCCTCGAAGTAGGTCTTGAATGCTTCCCGGATTTCGTCTCGATCGTTGACGAAATCCAGAACGAACGTGTCCTCCTTCAACGGGTGGATTCGATTGAGGCGCGAGAGTGTCTGGACTGCCTGAATGCCTGCCAGTCTTCGATCCACATACATTGTATG
This region includes:
- a CDS encoding NAD-dependent epimerase/dehydratase family protein, coding for MRIIVTGAGGFIGSGLIERLAGMSRLPGAAEDISSIVAVDARFEAGARAGVQMLRGDIADPDFRDAMLEEPVDVFLHLAAMPGGATEADPERGWRINGEAVFGLLDLLARQKEPARLVFASSIAVFGVPLPRDKVDDETLPLPTLAYGAHKLVAETLLADHARRGLIDGIALRLPGIVARPRRPGGHHSAYMSDIFTALAEGADFICPVSPGSTSWLMSRERCIYNLLHAATLSSERLKGRRAFTLPALRLSMGEIADALAGRFGDGLRDRLSFASDAAIEAQYGSYPPLFTPIADGLGFRHDGDVESLVARALGLPVPQTG
- a CDS encoding enoyl-CoA hydratase; the protein is MAYETIIVETRARVGLITLNRPQALNALNTTVMKEMVEALQDFEADGAVGAIVVTGSEKAFAAGADIKQMQQMSYIDAYMEDFFAGWEAMTRIRKPIIAAVAGYALGGGCELAMMCDFIIAAENAKFGQPEITLGVMPGMGGSQRLTRFVGKSKAMDMCLTGRMMDAEEAERCGLVSRVVPVGDLHEEALKAAGKIASFSLPAVMMAKEAVNRSYETTLAEGLRYERRVFHSMFALDDQSEGMTAFIEKRTPNFRHR
- a CDS encoding restriction endonuclease, with product MAIPDYQSLMLPVLEVAAKAETSVPLAEAEIATKFDLSDEEREQMLPSGKQRVLHNRIHWAKFYLTKAGLLESPKRGRFAITPAGQQVLANPPASLDTKYLLAIPAFRDFYRGGDDSEAVTAAAEVEPPSATPEEVVEAAYKAVHAALRADLLDRILQNSPSFFEQVIVELLVAMGYGGSHRNASEQLGKSGDGGVDGVINEDVLGLDRVYVQAKRYAPGSAVGRPEIQAFTGSLVGLGASKGVFVTTSTFSAQAVEFASRIPQRVILIDGRRLTELMVEHGVGVRSSRVLEFKRLDEDFFSED